One Streptomyces hundungensis DNA segment encodes these proteins:
- a CDS encoding acyl-CoA dehydrogenase family protein has translation MPGFALEPDQREWCADLRTLAGERLRPLAEQGAPGRVNRPLVEALGAHGLLARLFDSGALDLCLMRESLAYACTEAETALALQGLGAHPVAAYGTPAQRERWLPEVTAGRAIAAFALSEPDAGSDAAALGLKAARDQGGWRLTGEKCWISNAPEADFYTVFARTTPDAGARGVTAFLVPADRPGLSGAALDLLSPHAIGSLDFDGVPVGADDVLGEPDRGFGVAMNTLNLFRPSVGAFAVGMAQAALDATLAHTATRTAFGGPLKDLQAVAHQVADMATRTEAARLLVYAAAAAHDRGDAGIARGSAMAKLFATETAQYVVDTAVQLHGARALQRGHLLEHLYRDVRAPRIYEGASEVQRTIIAKELYR, from the coding sequence ATGCCCGGATTCGCGCTGGAGCCCGACCAGCGGGAGTGGTGCGCCGACCTGCGGACGCTCGCCGGGGAGCGGCTGCGTCCCCTCGCGGAGCAGGGTGCGCCCGGAAGGGTCAACCGGCCACTCGTCGAGGCGCTCGGGGCGCACGGGCTGCTCGCCCGGCTCTTCGACTCCGGGGCGCTCGATCTGTGCCTGATGCGTGAGTCACTGGCGTACGCGTGCACCGAGGCGGAGACCGCGCTCGCCCTCCAGGGCCTGGGCGCCCACCCGGTCGCCGCCTACGGGACACCGGCCCAGCGCGAGCGCTGGCTGCCCGAAGTGACGGCGGGCCGCGCGATCGCCGCCTTCGCTCTGAGCGAGCCGGACGCGGGATCGGACGCGGCGGCCCTCGGCCTCAAGGCCGCCCGGGATCAAGGGGGTTGGCGGCTCACGGGTGAGAAGTGCTGGATCTCCAACGCGCCCGAGGCCGACTTCTACACCGTCTTCGCCCGGACGACACCGGACGCGGGCGCCCGGGGGGTGACCGCCTTCCTGGTCCCCGCCGACCGGCCGGGACTGAGCGGCGCCGCACTCGATCTGCTCTCGCCGCACGCCATCGGCAGCCTCGACTTCGACGGCGTGCCCGTCGGCGCGGACGACGTCCTGGGCGAGCCCGACCGCGGCTTCGGCGTGGCGATGAACACGCTCAACCTGTTCCGGCCGAGCGTCGGCGCGTTCGCGGTGGGCATGGCGCAGGCGGCCCTCGACGCGACCCTCGCCCACACGGCGACCCGCACCGCCTTCGGCGGCCCCCTCAAGGACCTCCAGGCCGTCGCCCACCAGGTCGCCGACATGGCCACCCGCACCGAGGCCGCGCGCCTCCTGGTGTACGCGGCGGCAGCGGCACACGACCGGGGCGATGCGGGCATCGCACGGGGCTCCGCCATGGCGAAGCTGTTCGCCACCGAGACCGCGCAGTACGTCGTCGACACCGCCGTCCAGCTGCACGGCGCCCGCGCGCTGCAACGCGGCCACCTCCTCGAACACCTCTACCGTGACGTCCGCGCGCCCCGCATCTACGAAGGTGCGAGCGAAGTGCAGCGCACGATCATCGCGAAGGAGCTGTACCGGTGA